One genomic region from bacterium encodes:
- a CDS encoding helix-turn-helix transcriptional regulator, with the protein MIVRKSGGYTFAEGLKRAQKHLEFYEEGLVIEVAARIIDAMEASGVTRSELARRLKVSPAYVTKILRGHANLSLESLVKLAFVLDLKWECILIPKHARVSLLAVTGESGGSTLRTVETATVEGLGGEPTPDENAQYAKGTRYELPLSA; encoded by the coding sequence TTTTGCAGAAGGATTGAAACGGGCACAGAAACACCTTGAATTTTATGAGGAAGGCCTCGTCATTGAAGTGGCCGCACGCATTATTGATGCGATGGAAGCCTCTGGCGTAACTCGCAGTGAACTGGCGCGCCGATTAAAGGTAAGCCCTGCCTATGTGACCAAAATCTTGCGCGGTCACGCTAATCTTAGTCTGGAGAGTTTGGTGAAGCTCGCCTTTGTTCTCGACTTGAAATGGGAATGCATTTTGATTCCCAAACATGCCAGGGTGAGTCTTCTCGCGGTGACGGGCGAATCTGGCGGCTCAACCCTTCGGACCGTAGAAACGGCGACGGTTGAGGGGTTGGGTGGAGAACCCACTCCGGACGAAAATGCCCAATATGCGAAAGGTACACGCTATGAACTGCCTCTTTCGGCTTGA